The Macaca fascicularis isolate 582-1 chromosome 1, T2T-MFA8v1.1 genome includes a window with the following:
- the ZZZ3 gene encoding ZZ-type zinc finger-containing protein 3 isoform X5 — protein MIDLWLYSYQRLLQTIAVLEAQRSQAVQDLESLGRHQREALKNPIGFVEKLQKKADIGLPYPQRVVQLPEIVWDQYTHSLGNFEREFKNRKRHTRRVKLVFDKVGLPARPKSPLDPKKDGESLSYSMLPLSDGPEGSSTRPQMIRGRLCDDTKPETFNQLWTVEEQKKLEQLLIKYPPEEVESRRWQKIADELGNRTAKQVASRVQKYFIKLTKAGIPVPGRTPNLYIYSKKSSTSRRQHPLNKHLFKPSTFMTSHEPPVYMDEDDDRSCFHSHMSTAVEDASDDESIPIMYRNLPEYKELLQFKKLKKQKLQQMQAESGFVQHVGFKCDNCGIEPIQGVRWHCQDCPPEMSLDFCDSCSDCLHETDIHKEDHQLEPIYRSETFLDRDYCVSQGTSYNYLDPNYFPANR, from the exons TTATCAGAGACTACTGCAGACGATTGCTGTACTCGAGGCTCAGCGTTCTCAAGCAGTCCAAGACCTTGAAAGTTTAGGCAGACACCAGAGAGAAGCACTAAAAAATCCCATTGGATTTGTGGAAAAACTCCAGAAGAAG GCTGATATAGGGCTTCCGTATCCACAGAGAGTTGTTCAGTTGCCTGAGATCGTATGGGACCAATATACCCATAGCCTTGGGAACTttgaaagagaatttaaaaatcgTAAAAGACATACTAGAAGAGTTAAGCTAGTTTTTGATAAAG TAGGTTTACCTGCTAGACCAAAAAGTCCTTTAGATCCTAAGAAGGATGGAGAGTCCCTTTCATATTCTATGTTGCCTTTGAGTGATGGTCCAGAAGGCTCAAGCACTCGTCCTCAG ATGATAAGAGGACGCCTGTGTGATGATACCAAACCTGAAACATTTAACCAATTGTGGACTGTTGAAGAACAG AAAAAACTGGAACAGCTACTCATCAAATACCCTCCTGAAGAAGTAGAATCTCGACGGTGGCAGAAGATAGCAGATGAATTGGGCAACAGGACAGCAAAACAG GTTGCCAGCCGAGTACAGAAGTATTTCATAAAGCTAACGAAAGCTGGCATTCCAGTACCAGGCAGAACACCAAACTTATATATATACtccaaaaag tcTTCAACAAGCAGACGACAGCACCCTCTTAATAAGCATCTCTTTAAGCCTTCCACTTTCATGACTTCCCATGAACCACCAGTGTATATGGATGAAGATGATGACCGATCTTGTTTTCATAGCCACATGAGCACTGCTGTTGAAGATGCATCA GATGACGAAAGTATTCCTATTATGTATAGGAATTTACCTGAATATAAAGAACTATtacagtttaaaaagttaaagaagcAGAAACTTCAGCAAATGCAAGCTGAAAGTGGATTTGTGCAACATGTGGGCTTTAAG TGTGATAACTGTGGCATAGAACCCATCCAGGGTGTTCGATGGCATTGCCAGGATTGTCCTCCAGAAATGTCTTTGGATTTCTGTGATTCTTGTTCAGACTG ccTACATGAAACAGATATTCACAAGGAAGATCACCAATTAGAACCTATTTATAGGTCAGAGACATTCTTAGACAGAGACTACTGTGTGTCTCAGGGCACCAGTTATAATTACCTTGACCCAAACTACTTTCCAGCAAACAGATGA
- the ZZZ3 gene encoding ZZ-type zinc finger-containing protein 3 isoform X6 translates to MIDLWLYSYQRLLQTIAVLEAQRSQAVQDLESLGRHQREALKNPIGFVEKLQKKADIGLPYPQRVVQLPEIVWDQYTHSLGNFEREFKNRKRHTRRVKLVFDKGLPARPKSPLDPKKDGESLSYSMLPLSDGPEGSSTRPQMIRGRLCDDTKPETFNQLWTVEEQKKLEQLLIKYPPEEVESRRWQKIADELGNRTAKQVASRVQKYFIKLTKAGIPVPGRTPNLYIYSKKSSTSRRQHPLNKHLFKPSTFMTSHEPPVYMDEDDDRSCFHSHMSTAVEDASDDESIPIMYRNLPEYKELLQFKKLKKQKLQQMQAESGFVQHVGFKCDNCGIEPIQGVRWHCQDCPPEMSLDFCDSCSDCLHETDIHKEDHQLEPIYRSETFLDRDYCVSQGTSYNYLDPNYFPANR, encoded by the exons TTATCAGAGACTACTGCAGACGATTGCTGTACTCGAGGCTCAGCGTTCTCAAGCAGTCCAAGACCTTGAAAGTTTAGGCAGACACCAGAGAGAAGCACTAAAAAATCCCATTGGATTTGTGGAAAAACTCCAGAAGAAG GCTGATATAGGGCTTCCGTATCCACAGAGAGTTGTTCAGTTGCCTGAGATCGTATGGGACCAATATACCCATAGCCTTGGGAACTttgaaagagaatttaaaaatcgTAAAAGACATACTAGAAGAGTTAAGCTAGTTTTTGATAAAG GTTTACCTGCTAGACCAAAAAGTCCTTTAGATCCTAAGAAGGATGGAGAGTCCCTTTCATATTCTATGTTGCCTTTGAGTGATGGTCCAGAAGGCTCAAGCACTCGTCCTCAG ATGATAAGAGGACGCCTGTGTGATGATACCAAACCTGAAACATTTAACCAATTGTGGACTGTTGAAGAACAG AAAAAACTGGAACAGCTACTCATCAAATACCCTCCTGAAGAAGTAGAATCTCGACGGTGGCAGAAGATAGCAGATGAATTGGGCAACAGGACAGCAAAACAG GTTGCCAGCCGAGTACAGAAGTATTTCATAAAGCTAACGAAAGCTGGCATTCCAGTACCAGGCAGAACACCAAACTTATATATATACtccaaaaag tcTTCAACAAGCAGACGACAGCACCCTCTTAATAAGCATCTCTTTAAGCCTTCCACTTTCATGACTTCCCATGAACCACCAGTGTATATGGATGAAGATGATGACCGATCTTGTTTTCATAGCCACATGAGCACTGCTGTTGAAGATGCATCA GATGACGAAAGTATTCCTATTATGTATAGGAATTTACCTGAATATAAAGAACTATtacagtttaaaaagttaaagaagcAGAAACTTCAGCAAATGCAAGCTGAAAGTGGATTTGTGCAACATGTGGGCTTTAAG TGTGATAACTGTGGCATAGAACCCATCCAGGGTGTTCGATGGCATTGCCAGGATTGTCCTCCAGAAATGTCTTTGGATTTCTGTGATTCTTGTTCAGACTG ccTACATGAAACAGATATTCACAAGGAAGATCACCAATTAGAACCTATTTATAGGTCAGAGACATTCTTAGACAGAGACTACTGTGTGTCTCAGGGCACCAGTTATAATTACCTTGACCCAAACTACTTTCCAGCAAACAGATGA